CCTCGAACTGCTGGCACTAGACGGCATACAAGAGCGGTACCATAGCTTTGCCAGCCAGAATCTACTAGGTGATTCCTTGGTCGTCTACGGCAGGAAATTCTTATGAACCGACCCACGTGCAACCTTTGCCGATCCCACGCCGCAGCTCCGCTTGATATCGGCGAACCGGCTGCGAAAGTCGGCTACAACGTAATTTGCGAAATCTGCGGGCTGATTTTCCATTATCCCGCCATGTCCGCAGAGGAAATGAAAAAGTTTTATGTTGACGACTACAGCGGCAATTATTCCGCCAGCGAAACCATTGGACGCGACATGGCGCGGGGCCGCATCGCTTTTCTGCAACAACAGATCGACATCTCCAAAGTGGAGACCGCGCTCGAGATAGGATGCGCGAAAGGAGAATTTCTTTCTGAACTCAACATCGCAGGTGTCCCAGCCGAGGGAGTGGAGCCTTCACAGGCCATGGCTGGGTTGGGAAGCAATACATACGGAGTGAAAATAACCGGCAGCGTATATGACGATTTTCCCTTGCGCCCCGGGTACTATGATCTCATGTCCATGTTTCATGTTCTGGAGCATGTCTCGGACCCTCTTTCCATGTTGCAACGTATCAAAAAAGAACTGAAACCTGATGGGTACCTGTTTCTTGAAGTGCCGACTATTGCAGAATGCCAACTCGCCATCGTGTTCAAGGCGATCCATCCGACGACTTTTGTCGCGGAAACGCTCACCGCCATGCTTGTCGAAGCAGAATTCGAGGTCCTCCATTCTGCCGAAAATGGCTATCATCTGCGAGTATTAGCAAAGCCGGCATCGCTTCCAGCCACGCCAATTTACCCAGCAGCCGACGTTGTTAAGACACGGGTTTATACGTATCTCGCCGAACGCCGTAGGGTAGTCGAGGGCATACTCGGCAAAATGCAGTGTCTCATCCACAAGGGTACGGGTGCAATATACGGAGCAGGACTGAACACCCTCGACCTCGATCTGGTTTTTCCACTTAAGCAACTCAAGCTAGACGCCGTATTTGACAGTGACACCAGGAAACACGGGAACACCATTTTGGGCCTGCCGATACAAGATCCGGCTGCATTACAGGATTGGAACGGAGAGTACGTAATAATTTCCAGCTATGCATTTCAGGCGGAAATAGTGCGTCAACTTGAATATCTGAAAGCGCGAGGCGTCGAACTGATAACCCTTTACGAGTGGAACGGCCATGAGTGACAAAAAACGAATCCTGCTTTTTCCTGCGGGACCCGCGCAAAAAGAAGCATTTCTGGCGGCGAAAGAATTAGACATGCATATTGTTGCGGTCGATCGCAACCCCGATTCCGCTTGCCGCCCGCTTGCCGATGAATTTTTTGAGCTGGATCCTGGAGAGGCAGAAACTCTGACGGAATTTGCGTTGCACTATCACTCGAGGCACAATCTTTCCGGTGTTCTGCTGGTCGGTTGCGATATCCCCGTATCCTGCGCCATGGCGGCAAAAGCCATTGGCAGTCCCGGTATTTCTGTTGAATCCGCCGCGCTCACCGTCGATAAATTCCGCATGAAGCAGACCTTACGTGAAAAAGGGGTGGCGGTTCCCGATTTTTTTGCGGTTGAAAATGCCGAGGCAGTCAAAGCCATCATACGCCGTAATCCACGCCGCATGATTATCAAACCCAACGACAATTCAGGCGCGAGAGGAATTTTGCAAGTCACCCCGGATAGCGATATCGACGAGGCGTTTGCATATGCGGCCAGAAACGTCAAAAAGCGGGGCGTGACTCTGGAAAGTTATGAGGATGGACCGCAAATAAGCACAGAAGCGCTGGTGATCGATGGCAAAATTGTCATCACCGGCTTTGCAGACCGCAACTACGAATACCTTTCGCGCTATTTTCCCAATGTGCTGGAGAACGGAGCGACCTTGCCTTCAGCATTGTCCGCAAAT
The window above is part of the Desulfonatronum sp. SC1 genome. Proteins encoded here:
- a CDS encoding class I SAM-dependent methyltransferase, with amino-acid sequence MNRPTCNLCRSHAAAPLDIGEPAAKVGYNVICEICGLIFHYPAMSAEEMKKFYVDDYSGNYSASETIGRDMARGRIAFLQQQIDISKVETALEIGCAKGEFLSELNIAGVPAEGVEPSQAMAGLGSNTYGVKITGSVYDDFPLRPGYYDLMSMFHVLEHVSDPLSMLQRIKKELKPDGYLFLEVPTIAECQLAIVFKAIHPTTFVAETLTAMLVEAEFEVLHSAENGYHLRVLAKPASLPATPIYPAADVVKTRVYTYLAERRRVVEGILGKMQCLIHKGTGAIYGAGLNTLDLDLVFPLKQLKLDAVFDSDTRKHGNTILGLPIQDPAALQDWNGEYVIISSYAFQAEIVRQLEYLKARGVELITLYEWNGHE
- a CDS encoding ATP-grasp domain-containing protein, whose protein sequence is MSDKKRILLFPAGPAQKEAFLAAKELDMHIVAVDRNPDSACRPLADEFFELDPGEAETLTEFALHYHSRHNLSGVLLVGCDIPVSCAMAAKAIGSPGISVESAALTVDKFRMKQTLREKGVAVPDFFAVENAEAVKAIIRRNPRRMIIKPNDNSGARGILQVTPDSDIDEAFAYAARNVKKRGVTLESYEDGPQISTEALVIDGKIVITGFADRNYEYLSRYFPNVLENGATLPSALSANEQKAVNDMFISGIRALGIDNGVAKGDMIFTKDGAKVIEIAGRIGGGKFASMIVPESNGVRLLHAALQAATGQIPDLKYLTPTHHRGVAVRYMFPPPGKVVRIDGEETARQTDGLLELIITGTVGSVINRMASHADRAGWVVCVAPDRETAIKRAEAAINHINFVTEPV